The following proteins are encoded in a genomic region of Hoeflea phototrophica DFL-43:
- the recO gene encoding DNA repair protein RecO: MEWRDEGIILGLRKHGETSVIAEVMTHAHGRHMGIVRGGRSKRLQPVLQPGNSVDLVWRARLDEHLGQYQVELINARAGRLMQSAIGVHGVQAMAALLRLLPERDSHPRLHDAFAVILDSFDAPEEAGALYVRFELAVLEDLGFGLDLTACAATGASEDLVYVSPKSGRAVSAAAGAPWAERMLALPAFLADRSQACGDAQMLAHGFKLSGYFLDRHVFEPRGIEAPISRESFCTAALKAMSQVTASDDETQETLP; encoded by the coding sequence ATGGAGTGGCGTGACGAGGGAATCATCCTTGGCCTGAGGAAGCATGGCGAAACCTCGGTGATTGCCGAGGTGATGACCCATGCCCATGGCCGGCACATGGGCATTGTCCGTGGTGGCCGCTCGAAGCGGCTGCAACCGGTGCTCCAGCCCGGCAATTCAGTGGATCTGGTGTGGCGCGCCCGACTTGATGAGCATCTCGGCCAATACCAGGTGGAGCTGATCAATGCGCGCGCCGGAAGGCTGATGCAAAGCGCCATCGGTGTTCACGGTGTGCAGGCGATGGCCGCGCTGCTGCGCCTGTTGCCGGAGCGGGATTCCCACCCGCGATTGCACGATGCCTTTGCCGTGATCCTCGACAGTTTCGATGCACCTGAGGAAGCCGGTGCGCTGTATGTGCGTTTCGAACTCGCGGTGCTTGAGGACCTTGGCTTCGGGCTTGATCTGACGGCCTGTGCTGCGACCGGGGCAAGCGAAGATCTTGTCTATGTGTCTCCCAAGTCAGGCCGTGCGGTTTCGGCGGCGGCCGGTGCGCCATGGGCGGAGAGAATGCTGGCCTTGCCGGCGTTTCTCGCTGACCGGTCTCAGGCTTGCGGTGATGCTCAGATGCTGGCGCACGGGTTCAAGTTGTCGGGGTATTTCCTCGACCGTCATGTCTTCGAGCCACGTGGCATTGAAGCGCCGATCAGCCGCGAGAGTTTTTGCACTGCGGCGCTCAAGGCGATGTCGCAGGTGACTGCATCCGATGATGAAACCCAGGAAACATTGCCATGA